Genomic DNA from Theropithecus gelada isolate Dixy chromosome 1, Tgel_1.0, whole genome shotgun sequence:
TCCGAGAGCCGCACCGTCAAGCTGGAGCTGCAGCGGCGCTCACTTGAGGGGGAGCTGCAGCGGAGCCGCCTGGGCCTGAGTGATCGCGAGGCCCAAGCCCAGGCCCTCCAGGATCGGGTGGACTCCCTGCAGAGACAGGTGGGCCCCTCTCCAAATCACGGCCACAACATTTGCATGCCCTGTGCCAAGAGCTTTATAGGCACTATGCAATCccccaacaaccctgtgaggcaaGTATTACCaacatccccatttcacagatggacaAATAGAGGCTGAGAGGTGACGTCATTGTCCAAGATCCcacagctagtaagaggcagagcCGAAATTAGAATTCAGGGCTATTTGATGACAGAATCTGCATACATAGGAGTCATCTGGGATAAGTTAGAGATGTAGGTTTCACTCATTTCCCTTTTTGCCTTAACTGCTAGGAAGCTCAGCTCTAACTGGAATGTTAAATAATTTGGCTAGCCTTGCCTGAACACCCACCAaagtcaaaaatagaaaattttagtgTGGTGGTGGTTACCCTTTCTCTTCCatggcagagaggagagaggaatgaGGACAGGGAGGAGACCAGTGAGTCTGAGACAGCTAGGTTGATGGCACTCTGGGCACGAGTAATTAGCCAGCAGTGACGTGGGGCCCAGGTTGCAGTAGGCTGAGCCTCGGGAGTTCTTAGGAACAGAGGGTCTCAATgatggaggcccagagagaagtGGGAAGGGAGTGGATTCGGCATGCCAGGTGGAGGTCACAGTAGGAGCAGAGGTGTAGAGGCCAGATGGGAACAGCCCCCTGATTGTTCTGGCTGTCCTCCTGCCAGGTGGCAGACAGCGAGGTGAAGGCAGGGACCCTGCAACTGACTGTGGAGCGGCTGAACGGGGCCCTGGCCAAGGTGGAGGAAAGCGAGGGGGCCCTGCGGGACAAGGTGCGGGGCCTGACAGAGGCCCTAGCCCAGAGCAGTGCCAGCCTCAACAGCACCCAGGACAAGAACCTGCATCTACAGAAGGCTCTGACCGCCTGTGAACATGACCGCCAAGTGCTCCAGGTCTCGGGCCCAGGGTCTGGCTGGGGTGGGTCCAGTGAGAGAGTCAGCCAGTAAGAGCAGGCCTGGAGGGGAGCCCTGGTAAAGAGCCAGCCAATGGGGCAGTCAGTTGGAGCCAATGAGAGCAGGCTTGAAGGGAGGGCGTGGACCCAGTAGACCATCAGCCAATGAGAAGAGGCTCTGGGTATGTCCCCTAAGAAGACAAGACTACTAGTATAGACTTCGGGCGACCCAGGTGCAGGGTTTATTGGGGAGAGTTGGGGTCTGAGTGGGTCCTACCTTACGCAGGTCAGTGGATAGGCCGTGGATGGGTCTGGTGTGCACCCCACCCTCCAGGTGAGAAGACTGCCTGTTTTGTGGGTTGTGGACCTATCCGGAGGTAGAGAATAGAGAGGACTCCTTAGGGCTCCCAGGCCAGCCTGGCACCATCAGCCCCTGTCCCCCAGGAACGGCTGGATGCTGCCCGGCAGGCGTTATCTGAGGCACGGAAGCAAAGCAGCTCTCTGGGTGAGCAGGTGCAGACGTTGCGAGGCGAGGTGGCTGACCTGGAGCTGCAGCGGGTGGAGGCCGAGGGCCAGCTACAACAGCTACGGGAGGTGAGGGCCAGGGTGTGCCCCCTCTGTCCCCAAGACTGTGAGGCCCTGGGATAGGGTGGGGACGTTCCCACCCATCTCAACCTCATCCCAAACCCTGGTGCGACCTCCAGTAAGGAAACATGGTTCATTCAGAGCATAGTTCTGttatacagatggagaaactgagactctGAGAGAAAGGTTTGGCTTCAGGTGACAATTCTCTGATGTGGGCCTCACCGTCGCCTGCTCTGTGAGTGGGCCAGCCTCATTATCCCCAAGCTTCAGATAAGTATGCTCAGGCCCAGAGGGATTCAGGGCCTGCCTGGCTTCTGTTGCAGGTGCTGCGGCAGCggcaggagggtgaggctgcagccCTGCACATGGTCCAGAAGCTGCAAGATGAGCGGCGGCTGCTGCAGGAGCGCCTGGGCAGCCTGCAGCGCGCCCTGGCTCAGCTGGAAGCCGAGAAGCGGGAGGTGGAGCGCTCAGCCCTGCGGCTGGAGAAGGACCGTGTAGCCCTCAGGAGGACGCTGGACAAGGTAGGCTGCTCCCTGGGCTCTCCCCTCACTTCCTCTGGGGCCTAGCTGTGGTGGATCCCACTGCACATCCCCAGGGTGTGCTGCCTCTGGTGGGGTTAGGTTATTCCATTGGGGTTCAGGAACCCGAGCCCCCTCAGTAAGCTCCTCCTGGCACCCTGATCTCCTCTGGCTCTCCTGCCTAGGTGGAGCGGGAGAAGCTTCGTAGCCACGAGGACACAGTGCGGCTGAGCGCAGAGAAGGGCCGCCTAGACCGCACCCTCACGGGAGCTGAGCTGGAGCTGGCAGAGGCGCAGAGGCAGATCCAGCAGCTGGAGGTCTGACCCCACCCAGTCCGGGACGCCAACTTCATCCCCAGTCTGAGTGCTCAGCAATCCCAGTGTTGCTGATGGCCCAGCCAGCCCAGGGCCCACAAACCCCTCCTCTAGGAGCTCTGAGCCTTCCAGTGACCCAGCCGGGCTATGGAGGGAGGGGTTCTCCATAAGGTGTACGGAAAAGACACTAAAGGCCTGTTTGCACGTGAGCCTGTGGGTTCATGTATGTTGTGGCCTTGCGGCAGTGTGAGAACCCATGTGATTATTCTTGTGTATGGAGCATGAATCTTGTTCATGGTATGGCGTGTCTAGGTATTGTGAATGTGTTTGTGTACAGACGTTTTCATGTATGTGGGAGTTGGGCCTTTGCACATACACGTGCACCTGTGTGAGTCCAGGTAGGGATTTACATGCTTGCCTTTGTGCCTGTGTGTATGACGtctgagtgtgtgagtgtgtgtgtgtgtgtgtgcacgcacctACCTGAGTGGGGGTCATTGGGTGCACTCACCCTGGGCTTGCAGGCTCACTGTCAGGGCCAGCAGGATGGAAGACACACAAGGAtctctcctgccttccctctctgCACTGGCCACGTCCCAGGGAGGTACCTGACAACctgtcacacatgcacacacacactcacactgggCCAGAACCCTGACCACAGCCCCTCTCTGCAGGCGCAGGTGGTGGTGCTGGAGCAGAgccacagcccagcccagctggAGGTAGAtgcgcagcagcagcagctggagctgcagcaggAGGTGGAGCGGCTGCGCAGTGCCCAGGTGCAGACTGAGCGCACGCTGGAGGCTCAGGAGCGGGCCCACCGCCAGAGGGTGCGTGGGCTGGAGGAGCAGGTGTGCAGGCCCCCTCAGAAGGCTGGGCCAGGATCCTGTGTGGGgctggaggaaagggagagaccCAGTCAAGACCTCGTGGGTATAGGCAGTTGATGGCTCCCATAACCGAAAAGGGCGGGGTTGGCTCTGTGCTGGTATCAGCCAAGACCAGACCAGGGGCCACGGGATGCTCCTGGGCCCAAGGCCTTCCTGCCATGGCTCTGCTCCCCCTGGCTCCATGCTCAGGGCAGCCTTCTCCCTAGGTGGCCAGGTGTCCTCAGCAGCTCCAGCCTCAGGTTCTCCCAGCAATCTCATCCCTGAAGACAGCAGGGGCAGAAGTCCCAGGGCTGTCCCTCACTGGCCTGCTCAGATCACACACCCCTTCCTGACCATGCCTGAGCCAGCCTTGTCAGCTGGAGGCTGGGTCACATGTCCACCCCTTGGGTCTGGGCTAGAGCCACACCCACCCAAGTGATGATGGGGATAAAGAATGGGGGTGGAGTTGCCCTGAAAGGTGCCGACAGTCAGAAGACGCCTGACTCTGCCGTAAGGAACAAAATGAGAAGGGCAGGACAGCCCCTGGCTCTCAGTCAGGTCAGACCTTTCCTGAAACCGTGGCACTGTGTCCCTCTGGGTTCCCAGCTGCCTTCCTTTCTCTGAAGCCAGGCTGACGACCTGACTGGCCTTATCTTCCGTTTTTTCCCCAGGTGTCCACACTGAAGGGACAGTTGCAGCAGGAGCTTCGAAGGAGCTCAGCacccttctccccaccctccGGCCCCCCAGAGAAATGAGCCCCTGCTGGCATCTGGAAAAAGGCCCTATGCCCGGGACAGGGGAGGGCCCTCCTTTTGGACAGCCCACCCCCCAGAGCCCAGTCCCTTGGGGGCCTCAAGCTAGGGTGGGATGAGGAGGCGCTCCGCTGGCAGTGCTGAGGAGGGGTACTCCAGCTCCAGGCGTGGCGAGGCTTCCCGGCATCGCCTGCAGGCCCCACCTCAGTCCAGCCTCCCTCTTCCAGGATGAGCCACTGTAGATAGTACAAGTTCCTCCCTGAGGGGCTGAGCCGTAGCCAGGGTTGGGGAGAGCCCTCGTCTCTGGTCAGCCCTGGAGCAAGGGTTTgtgggaaagaggagaggggccaggcccagggcaggggTCAGAGGCCCAGTCCCTGACTCTGGCTTCCCAGGGATCTGTCTGCCTTAGTTGAGAGTGTGTGTCAGGAAATGCCTCAGAATGCTCAGAGTCCCtgtatttttatacctttttacAATGTTAACTGTTCAGAACTGTTTTTTGTAACAAGATCTCCTTTTCTAAAAAGTTTGTACAGATGTGTCCCTCTTCTAGACGATTGGAGGAGACGGGGTCGGGGGGAGACAGGTGGGGTCTGGGGCAAGAGGGATGGGGCCCTGTAGGGAGGGGTGCTtggggaggtggcagggagaggcagagaggccTGTGTTGGGAAGGGAACTTGCCAGCCTCACAGGATGTCAGATGGGGAGGCCTCTGGGGTCCTGAGTCACCCGGTGCATAGAACAGATGGGGCTGTTGAAGCCTGGGACTGGGCCGAGCCTGGGCAGCTCGACTCTTTCCAGTCTGTGCTTTCTTGCCCCTTTCTCTGGCCCCTCCTTAGATCCAAGCCCACCCTCGGGACAGTGACAGGCCTTCCAGGCAGCATGGCAAACAAGTGCAGGTTTGGGTGTGAACATGCCTGGCTCCGCTGGGTGATCCTGAGCAaagctgtcgcccaggctggagcgcaatggcacgatctcagctcactgcaacctccgtctcccgggttcaagtgatcctcctgccacagcctcctgagtagctgggattacaggtgcccgccaccatgcccagctaatttttgtattttttttttttagtagagacagggtttcaccatgttgatcaggatggtctcaaactctagacctcaggtgatccacctgccttggcctcccaaagtgctgggattacaggcatgagtcaccacgcccagcctgcttaACCTCTTAAAGCCTCAatttgctcatttgtaaaatgggaaccTACCGCATAGGGCGACTGGGGAAGTTCACATAGGAGGTGCTCAATCAGTGTCTGAAGGAGAAATTAACACTCATCCTCATCTGCTGGAGTCCAGCTGCCCGATTTGGCCACAGCACTGCCGCTGACAGCTGTGGACCTGTGGGTGGGACCCTTGGGTGGGTTACTTCATGTCTCTGGGCTTAGTTTTCCTGTCTCTAAGAGGGGGATATGAATTACATCCACCACATATGCCTGTTCAGAGTTAAGGAGTGTGCGAGCCTTCACGCAGAGCCCAGGCCCCACGTGCTGGTCAGAGGGAGGTGTTATAATGGCTTGCTCGTTTttgccctctttttttctttgagacagtcttgctctgcccaggctggagtgcagtggcacgatcttggctcactgcaacctccgcctcccaggttgaagcaattcttgtgcctcagcctcctgagcagctgggtttacaggcgcacgccaccacgcctggctgattttttttgtatttttactagagacagggtttcgccacgttggccaggctggtctcgaactcctggcctcaagtgatcagcccgcctcggcctccctgagtgctgggattacaggtgtgagcccctgcaccccgccgttttttttcttttaatggcaCCCATCTCCCCAACTTCTCAAAGGCCTTGGATGTCAGTCCGCCTGCCTTGATCCCATGCCCTCCAACCCCATGGGCAGCCTCCCATCTTCACTGTGTCCCTCTGGTGATGGGAACTCATGTCCTCACCAAGCAGCCCTGATCATGAGAAAGCTGTGTCCCTGAAGCCTTCCATCTCCCATGCAATTCCTGCAACACGCGTGCGCACGTACACTGTCATGACGCAGTGTTCTGGGCAGGGCAGAACTGGAGCCGGTGGGtgaggaggtggggctgggacTGCAGAAGCACAGGGCACCTGAGCAGACCGTTCACTCCAAGGGGTGGGGAGCCTCTCAGGACAGTCTGCGTTGGGGGCACTTGGCTGGCCCCTTTGTGCTCTCCACCGAAAAAGTGACTCGATCTTTtgtaaaaactgtttttaattttgtataaaataaaggTGGTCCATGCCCAGGGGGGCTGTAGGAAATCCAAGCAGACCAGCTGGGGTGGGGGGACGTAGCCTACCTCAGGGGACTGTGAAGGGGGGACTGTCTGTCCTCAAAAGGGGCTGAGAAGGCCCGTCAGGGGCCAAGGTCCCACAGAGAGGCCTGGGATGCCCCCCCAACCTGAGGGGCAGAGACTAGGCAGTGGGGAGCTCCCATCATGCCCCAGAGGTGGCCACAGGCTGAAGGAGTGGCCTGAGGCACCGAAGCCTGCAGCCCCCAGGGCTGCAGTCCACTAACTTTTTACAGAATAAAAGGAACATGGGGATGGGGGAAAAAGCACCAGGTCAGGCAGGGCCCGAGGGCCCCAGATCCCAGGAGGGCCAGAACTCCGGATGCCAGCACCACCCTAGCAGCCCCCACAGCTCCTGGCACAGGAGGCCGCCACGGATTGGCACAGGCCGCTGCTGGCCATCACGCCACATTTGGAGAACTTGTCCCGACACAGGTCAGCTATtaggggcaggaaggagggggGTCAGGGTGGAGCTGGGAGATGAGAACCgctgtccctcccccagctctggtGATAGGAGTGTTTTGAGGATGAAAAGTAGCAGGGAGGGGAGCTCAGGGTGTCCTGGAAGTGGGCCTGGTGGATAATACGTGTTGAATAAACATCAGGTGGGTGACTAGGTAGCCAGATAATGAAGTGGACCTGGGGGTAGGGTAGGGGAGGTCTTGGGGAGGAGGCCTTCCTACCTCGGAGGAGCTCCTCGTGGGCACACACTGTACGGACACAGATCTCCTTGTTAACGATGTACACACGGCGGAGGCTGCAGGGACAGGGCATGGGAGGTCTCAGCCCCACTTCCACCCAACCCCACTGGGATAGCCCAGACAGAACCCGGCATTGGAGTCCAGGAGTGGAGGTCCCTGGCCCAGGCTCAACCACAGAACTGAGCTCAACTTCAGGACTCACTATCTTTCCTCCAACTCCCACCTTGGCTGGCCAGAGCTGTCCCGTGTGCCCTCTAGCCCCCCAAACTCCGGAGTCCTCCCGACAGCTGCCCACCTGTGCTCACCTGTAGAAGCAGACCTCGTTGATACACTGTTTGCACGGCTTGTGTATGGAGTAGAGGCGGGTGCACGGGTACTGTTCCTCACGGCAGTCTGGTGACAGGTGGGGTCAGACTAGGAGCCCAGAGTTGGGGGGCGGCCCCCAGCCTCACCCACCTGAGGCTGGCTCGCAGGGCCTAGTCCCCCCTGTACCCTCAGGCCCCGTGCAGACACCCATACCTACACATGCCCACGTAGACACGTGCAGCACTGTCAGACTTACCA
This window encodes:
- the MFAP2 gene encoding microfibrillar-associated protein 2 isoform X3, translating into MRAAYLFLLFLPDSPDYYDYQEVTPRPSEEQFQFQSQQQVQQEVIPAPTPEPGNAEAEPTEPGPLDCREEQYPCTRLYSIHKPCKQCINEVCFYSLRRVYIVNKEICVRTVCAHEELLRADLCRDKFSKCGVMASSGLCQSVAASCARSCGGC